From Bacteroidales bacterium, a single genomic window includes:
- a CDS encoding ABC transporter permease, with amino-acid sequence MNFFSIFGRYILLMGRVFAKPEKHSIYLRQTIREIENLGLNSVGIVIIISIFIGAVITLQTRYNLESSWIPLYLIGLTARDTLLLEFSSTMVGLILAGKVGSNIASEIGTMRITEQIDALEMMGINSASYLILPKILAAMVFNPFLTLISMFIGMVGGWFAVVITGALPSSDYIYGIQYLFVPFYITYALVKTVVYAFIITSVSAFYGYNVQGGALEVGRASTRGVVYSSILILLADLVLTQLMLA; translated from the coding sequence ATGAATTTTTTCTCGATTTTCGGCCGTTATATTCTTTTAATGGGGCGCGTTTTCGCCAAACCCGAAAAACATAGTATATACCTAAGGCAAACCATTCGTGAAATTGAGAACCTCGGATTGAATTCCGTGGGTATAGTCATTATCATCTCCATTTTCATCGGTGCTGTTATCACGCTACAAACACGGTACAATCTCGAAAGTTCCTGGATTCCCTTATACCTGATAGGCCTTACTGCCCGTGATACCCTGCTGCTTGAGTTTTCCTCAACCATGGTAGGACTTATCCTTGCAGGGAAAGTAGGATCCAATATCGCATCGGAAATCGGGACCATGAGGATAACCGAACAAATAGACGCCCTTGAAATGATGGGTATCAATTCGGCCAGCTATCTTATTCTGCCGAAAATACTTGCAGCCATGGTTTTCAATCCGTTTCTCACCCTCATCAGTATGTTTATCGGAATGGTGGGAGGATGGTTTGCGGTTGTCATCACCGGTGCTCTTCCGTCATCTGATTATATTTACGGCATTCAGTATCTGTTTGTTCCGTTTTATATAACCTATGCACTTGTAAAAACAGTTGTTTATGCCTTCATTATAACTTCGGTATCCGCGTTTTACGGTTACAATGTCCAGGGCGGTGCGCTCGAAGTCGGCCGTGCAAGCACAAGAGGAGTGGTATACAGTAGTATTCTCATTTTACTTGCCGACCTCGTATTAACACAATTAATGCTTGCCTGA